The Bifidobacteriaceae bacterium genomic interval CAGCTGTTCCGGTGTCCAGGGTCCGTGGGCGGTGATGTCGCGGGCCAGGGAGACGCCTTCGACCAGTTCGGTGACTATAAAGGCCTCCGCGCCGTCCAGTTCGGCGTCCACCACCTGGGCCACGAACGGGGAACGGATGGCGCGCTGGGCGGCGACTTCGCGGCGCAGGCGCTGGCGCGAGGCGGGGTCTGCGGCCGAATTCGGGTGGAGGAGTTTGAGGGCCACAGGCAGCCCTTCGGCGTCCCGCGCGCGGTAGACAGTCCCCGACGCGCCCGAACCGAGCACCCCGGCCAGCACGTAGCCGCCCAGCTCGGTGCCGATGGGCAGGGTCATGGACTGCATTTGTTCAACTTACCGTCCGTGCCGTCTGGTGGGCCGCAAGGCGCGGGCGGCCGCGCCGGGGCGGCCCTTCGGCTTCGCGGCTCGGCCGCCGCGCGGGGCCCCTGCCGAAGGGTCCATCCGCGTGTCGCGCGTCCACCTCTGAGTGGCGAAGAGGCTGGTGGGAACGCTGTCAGAGGCAGTCGATAGGTTTCTTGCATGTCGACTTCGAGGGCTTCGGCCAAGGGTTCAAAGGCCAGTTTCCGGTGCTCGTCTTGCGGCGCCCAGCCACCCAAGTGGACCGGCCGCTGCGGCGGCTGCGGCGAGTGGGACACCATCGCAGAAGTGGCCCCCGCGTTGGCGGTTGGCGTCGGCCCGTCCGGGGGACTGCCGCCCGCAGCCTTGATGCCGATCACCGAAGTCGCGGCCGGGGAGGCGGCGCCCTGGCCCACTTCGGTGGGGGAATTGGACCGCGTGCTGGGCGGGGGGATTGTGCCCGGCTCGGTGGTGCTCCTGGGCGGGGAGCCGGGGGTGGGCAAGTCGACCTTGCTGCTGGAGGTGGCGGCCAAGGCGGCGGCGGGCGGACGCAAGGTGGTCTATCTGACGGGCGAGGAGTCCGCCAGCCAGGTGGCGGCGCGGGCGGCCCGGATCGGGGCGGCCCATCCCGGAGTCAAGTTGGCCACGGTCACCGAGTTGGGGCAGGCCTTGGCCGTGGTGGCGGCGGAGGCCCCGGACTTGCTGGTGGTGGACTCGATCCAGACCTTGAGTTCGGCCGATTTGGACAGCGCCCCCGGCGGCGTCACCCACGTCCGGGCGGTGACCGCCGCGCTGGTCGCCGCGGCTAAACAGGGCACCATGGCGTGTCTGCTGGTCGGCCATGTCACCAAGGACGGGCTGGTGGCCGGGCCTCGCACTTTGGAGCATCTGGTGGACGCGGTAGCCATGTTCGAGGGCGACCGGCATTCCGCTCTGCGGCTGCTGCGGTGCACCAAGAACCGGTTCGGCTCGGCGGATGAGGTCGGCTGCTTCGAGATGACGGAGGACGGCATCCACGAGGTGATCGACCCGAGCGGGCTGTTCCTGGCCGGAGGCGACCCGGCCACGCCGGGGGCGTGCACCGGCGTCATGATGGAGGGGCGCCGACCCATGGCGGTGGGCGTCCAAGCCCTTGCCGTCCTGGCGGTCGGATCGAATCCCCGCCGGACCGTCTCCGGGCTGGAGTCGCCCCGCACGGCCATGCTGCTGGCCGTGCTGGAAGCCCGCTGCGGGCTGGACCTGCGGGCCCGCGACGTGTACGTCGCCACGGTGGGCGGCATCCGCTGCCAGGATCCGGCCACCGACCTGGCGGTGGTCTTGGCCGCCGCCTCCGCCCACTTCGAGCTGGTGGCGCCGCCCGGCCTGGTAGCCATTGGCGAGGTGGGGTTGGGCGGCCAGCTAAGGCCCGTCAAGGCGCTGGCCCGGCGGCTTGAGGAAGCCAGCCGGTTGGGCTTCAGCCAAGCCGTCATCCCCGCCGGGGTCGCTCCCCGGCTGGGTCCGTCCGGCGGCGACCTCGAGTTGATCGAGGTGGCCGAGGTCCATCAAGCCTTGCGACTCCTGCAACCGACGGGGGCGATCGCCATGTAGGGCTATAGAATTCTGGCCAGCCACCCATTTGCCAGGAGTCCTTTCGTGTCCGCCAAAGCCAGCCAGCAGTCAGCCGCCGAGCTTCTGCGCGCAACCCTTGAAGCCGTCGCGCCCGGCACTGAACTGCGCGGAGCGCTTGAGCGGATCGCCCGTGGACGCACCGGCGGGCTGATTGTTCTGGGTTTCGACCCGGTGGTCGACTCGATCAGCTCTGGCGGTTTCGAGCTGGATGTGCCGTTCTCAGCCACCCGGTTGCGCGAGCTGTCGAAGATGGACGGCGCGGTGGTGCTGGACTTCGAACGCGGGCGGATTGTCAGGGCCGCAGTACAACTACTGCCCGATCCGTCCATCCCGACCAGCGAATCCGGGACGCGCCACCGCACCGCCGAACGGGTCGCCAAGCAGACTGGGTTCCCGGTCATCTCCGTGTCGCAGTCCATGAACATCGCGGCCTTGTACGTCCACGGCATCCGCCATGTGCTGCTGGACCCCGAAGAGTTGGCGGCGCGGGCCAGCCAGGCTTTGGTCACGCTTGAGCGCTACCGCGCCCGGCTGGAAGAGGGTGCCGCCAACTTGACCGCCCTCGAGGTCGAGGACCAGGCCACAGCCCGCCAGGTGGCCGAGGTCGCGGGCAGCCAGGAAATGGTTTGGCGGATCGGCCAGGAGATCGCCGACGTTTTGACCGAGTTGGGCACGGCCGGGCGGCTGCTGCGCATGCAGTTCGAGCAGGCGATCGCGGGCGTTGAGCAGGACCGCCGGCTGTTGGCGCGCGACTACGTGCGCGTTTCGCTCCCCGGGGCGACTGCGGAACCGGACCGGACGGCATCGGCGGACGCCTCCCCGGCCGACCAAGCGGTGGCCGACCCGTTGGCGGCGTTGGCCGCCTTGCCGACCAACGCGTTGATCGAACCTGAAAAAGTGGCATTGGCGCTGGGCCTGATCGACACGCCAACGGACATAGAAATCCAAGTCAGCCCCCGCGGGTTCCGGTTGCTGGCCGCGGTGCCGGGGCTGGACGGGCGGACGGCGGAGGCGATCATCGGGCGCTTCGGCTCGCTGCAAGAGATCCTGGGCGCGGGGCTCGACGACCTGCGGGCGGTTCCCGGCCTGGACCGGCCCAAGGCGCGGACCATCCGCGAAGGCCTCTCACGGATCGCCGAGACGGCGACCCTCGAAAGATTCGTCTGATTTGTTGTGGAAGGATCGGTCTATGGATCACCAACTGCCTTCCGACCGGTACGGTGACCGCGAGCTAAGCTGGCTGGCCTTCAACCAGCGCGTCCTGGAACTGGCCGAGGACCAGGACCTGCCGCTGCTTGAGCGCGTCCGTTTCCTCTCGATCTTCAGCTCCAACCTGGACGAGTTTTTCATGGTCCGGGTGGCCGGCCTGCAACGGCGGATGGATGCGGGGATGGCGGTTGTGGCCGCGTCCGGCCTGACGCCGCGCCAACTGATGGACGCCATTCAGAACCGGACCCATCAGCTGGTCGACCGCCAAGTCCAGTGCTTCGAACAGCGCATCCAACCGGCCCTGGCGGCCGAGGGCATCACGCTGGTGCGCTGGGACCAACTCGAAGAACACGAGCATGACCGCCTGGGTAAGTTCTTCCGCAAACAGATCTACCCGGTGCTGACGCCCCTGGCGGTGGACCCGGCGCACCCCTTCCCCTACATCTCCGGCCTGTCGCTGAACTTGGCGGTCATTCTGACGGACGACAAGGGCAAGACGCACTTCGCGCGGGTCAAGATCCCCGAAACGCTGCCCCGGTTCGTGGCCGTGGACTCCAAGGGCAAACCCCGCGAACCGGCTGTGGCGGACCTGGCGAAAGGGCCCACGTCGTTCGTGCCGATCGAAGACGTGGTGTCCAACCACCTGAGCGAGCTGTTCCCCGGCATGGAAATCAGCGGGGTGCACACCTTCCGGGTGACGCGCAACGAAGACGTGGAAGTCGAAGAGGATGACGCGGAGAACCTTCTCAAAGCCATGGAGCGGGAGTTGCTGCGCCGCCGCTTCGGACCGCCCATCCGGCTGGAGGTCGCGGCGGGCATCTCCGACCAGGCCAGGAAACTCCTGATCAGGGGTCTCCAGATCACCGACCGGGAGGTCTACGAACTCGCCGAGCCCCTGGACTACCGGGGCCTCAACGTGATCGCGGACCTGGACCGGCCCGACTTGCTCTACCCGCCGTTCGTGCCCACCACGCACCCGAACCTGGCGGAAGTCGAATCCGCTGAGCCGACTGACATCTTCGCCGCGATCCGGGCTAACGACCTGCTGTTACACCACCCGTACGACTCGTTCTCCACCTCGGTGCAGACCTTCTTGGCCCAGGCGGCGTCAGATCCGGACGTGCTCACGATCAAGCAGACCCTCTACCGGACTTCCGGCGACTCGCCCATTGTCGACTCGCTGATCGACGCGGCCCAGGCCGGCAAACAGGTGCTGGCCCTGGTGGAACTGAAGGCGCGGTTCGACGAGGAGGCCAACATCACTTGGGCGCGGAAGCTTGAGGAAGCGGGCGTCCATGTGGTCTACGGCGTGGTGGGGCTCAAGACCCACTGCAAGCTGATGCTGGTGGTGCGCTCGGAAACCGGGGGGCTCAGGCGCTACTGCCATGTGGGCACGGGCAACTACAACCCCAAAACGGCCCGGCTGTATGAGGACCTGGGCCTGCTGACCGCCGACCCGGAGGTGGGCCAGGACGTGACGCGGCTGTTCAACCAACTCTCCGGCTACGCGCCCGCCTCGACTTTCCAGCGGCTCCTGGTCGCCCCGACCTCGATCCGGTCGGGTCTGATCGAGCGAATCGACCGGGAGATCGCCAACCATGAAGCCGGCCTTGAGGCCTGGATCCGGATCAAAGTCAACTCGGTGGTGGACGAGGCCACAATCGACGCCCTCTACAAAGCCTCCGGCGCGGGTGTGCCCGTCGAAATGGTGGTTCGCGGGATCTGCGCCGTCCGCCCGGAGGTGCCTGAGTTGTCGGAGAACATCAGCGTCCGCTCCATCCTAGGGCGGTTCCTGGAACACGCCCGCGTTTACGCCTTCGCGAACGGCGGCGAGCCGGACGTGCTGATCGGGTCGGCGGACCTGATGCACCGCAACCTGGACCGCCGGGTTGAGGCGCTGGTCAACCTGCGCAACCCGGAGCACGTCACCGAACTGCTGGACATGTTGCGGTTGTCGATGAGCCCGGCGACGGCGGCCTGGGACCTCCAACCCGACGGCGTGTGGGTGGCGAACCGGAAGGATTCCGCCGGCCGCCCGCTGGAGGACATCCAGAGCGCCTTCATGGCCCGTCAGCGCCGGTCGGGAGCCAGAGTCCGTTGACCATCACGCTGCACAAGGCGAAGCCGTCGCTCGGGGGGACCAGGCCAGCCACGACTGGCTTGGACGCCGCCGGCGCTTTGGTTTGGCGGGTCCAGGACGCGCAGTTGGAGGTGCTGTTGGTGCACCGCCCGCGTTACGACGACTGGTCGTGGCCCAAGGGCAAGCTCGAATCCGGCGAAGACCTGATCACTTGCGCCTGGCGCGAGGTGCTGGAGGAGACGGGGCGCCAGGTGGTGATCGGCCGCCCGTTGCCGAAGGTCGCGTATCCGCTGGCCAGCGGCACCATCAAGACCGTCTACTATTGGGCGGCCCGCCTGGCGACCGATGCCGACAACCCCGCCGTCTGCGCCCGTCCGGCCCACGCCACCGCGTCCCGGACGGAGATCGACCGCACCCGCTGGCTGCCCGCGGACCAGGCGTTGCGCCGGCTCACCCGCGCGACCGACCGGGTCCCGCTGCTCAAGCTGATGCGCTATTACGAACGCGGCCAACTCGAAACCCGCCCGGTGGTGGTGATCCGCCACGCCCAAGCCGAGGACCGGGTCAAGTGGACCAAGCTGGACGGCCTGCGGCCCCTGACCGCGGAGGGCAGGGCCCGCGCACGGGGCGCCGCCCCGCTCTTGGCCGCGCTGGGCGTCCGCCGGGTCATCTCATCCCCGTGGACCCGCTGCCGGGGCACCGTTCGCCCGTTCGCGAACCGCGCCCGCCTGGCCGTCAACACGAACCGCTGGCTAACCGAATCTGCGGCGAAGACCAAGCCCGAGCGCGCCATCGGGCTCATGAAGCGGATCCTGCAGGGCGGCCCGCCGGTGGTCGTCTGCTCCCACCGCCCGGTCTTGCCGCTCCTGCTCAGCGTGGTGGCCGAACGCGCCGCCGGCAAAGTCCACCGCGCCCTGGCCACCGGCCCCCTCGCCACCGGCGAAGCCGCCATAGCCCACACCGTCCGCACCCGCTCCGGCAAAGTCAAAGTGGTCGCCCTAGACCGCGTCCGCCCCCCGCTGATCCACCGCCACCACTGAGCAAGATCTCCACGCCTCGCCCGCGCCGCGGCCAGCATGCCCTCTCGGGATCCCCGCCCCGAGGAACGCCGTCATCCCCAGATGGCGCTGAACGGCAGCGCGATTATCCGGTCTCCCAGTTCGCGGGCTATCGGCCCGGCGTGGAACACCACGCCGCGAACAAAGGAGTCCCCGAGTTCATCGCGGAGCCACATC includes:
- the radA gene encoding DNA repair protein RadA; translation: MSTSRASAKGSKASFRCSSCGAQPPKWTGRCGGCGEWDTIAEVAPALAVGVGPSGGLPPAALMPITEVAAGEAAPWPTSVGELDRVLGGGIVPGSVVLLGGEPGVGKSTLLLEVAAKAAAGGRKVVYLTGEESASQVAARAARIGAAHPGVKLATVTELGQALAVVAAEAPDLLVVDSIQTLSSADLDSAPGGVTHVRAVTAALVAAAKQGTMACLLVGHVTKDGLVAGPRTLEHLVDAVAMFEGDRHSALRLLRCTKNRFGSADEVGCFEMTEDGIHEVIDPSGLFLAGGDPATPGACTGVMMEGRRPMAVGVQALAVLAVGSNPRRTVSGLESPRTAMLLAVLEARCGLDLRARDVYVATVGGIRCQDPATDLAVVLAAASAHFELVAPPGLVAIGEVGLGGQLRPVKALARRLEEASRLGFSQAVIPAGVAPRLGPSGGDLELIEVAEVHQALRLLQPTGAIAM
- the disA gene encoding DNA integrity scanning diadenylate cyclase DisA, producing MSAKASQQSAAELLRATLEAVAPGTELRGALERIARGRTGGLIVLGFDPVVDSISSGGFELDVPFSATRLRELSKMDGAVVLDFERGRIVRAAVQLLPDPSIPTSESGTRHRTAERVAKQTGFPVISVSQSMNIAALYVHGIRHVLLDPEELAARASQALVTLERYRARLEEGAANLTALEVEDQATARQVAEVAGSQEMVWRIGQEIADVLTELGTAGRLLRMQFEQAIAGVEQDRRLLARDYVRVSLPGATAEPDRTASADASPADQAVADPLAALAALPTNALIEPEKVALALGLIDTPTDIEIQVSPRGFRLLAAVPGLDGRTAEAIIGRFGSLQEILGAGLDDLRAVPGLDRPKARTIREGLSRIAETATLERFV
- a CDS encoding RNA degradosome polyphosphate kinase, with the translated sequence MWKDRSMDHQLPSDRYGDRELSWLAFNQRVLELAEDQDLPLLERVRFLSIFSSNLDEFFMVRVAGLQRRMDAGMAVVAASGLTPRQLMDAIQNRTHQLVDRQVQCFEQRIQPALAAEGITLVRWDQLEEHEHDRLGKFFRKQIYPVLTPLAVDPAHPFPYISGLSLNLAVILTDDKGKTHFARVKIPETLPRFVAVDSKGKPREPAVADLAKGPTSFVPIEDVVSNHLSELFPGMEISGVHTFRVTRNEDVEVEEDDAENLLKAMERELLRRRFGPPIRLEVAAGISDQARKLLIRGLQITDREVYELAEPLDYRGLNVIADLDRPDLLYPPFVPTTHPNLAEVESAEPTDIFAAIRANDLLLHHPYDSFSTSVQTFLAQAASDPDVLTIKQTLYRTSGDSPIVDSLIDAAQAGKQVLALVELKARFDEEANITWARKLEEAGVHVVYGVVGLKTHCKLMLVVRSETGGLRRYCHVGTGNYNPKTARLYEDLGLLTADPEVGQDVTRLFNQLSGYAPASTFQRLLVAPTSIRSGLIERIDREIANHEAGLEAWIRIKVNSVVDEATIDALYKASGAGVPVEMVVRGICAVRPEVPELSENISVRSILGRFLEHARVYAFANGGEPDVLIGSADLMHRNLDRRVEALVNLRNPEHVTELLDMLRLSMSPATAAWDLQPDGVWVANRKDSAGRPLEDIQSAFMARQRRSGARVR